In Vigna unguiculata cultivar IT97K-499-35 chromosome 3, ASM411807v1, whole genome shotgun sequence, a single genomic region encodes these proteins:
- the LOC114175506 gene encoding uncharacterized protein LOC114175506, translating to MSLCHSCSSCTCNGWGKKNPSLSSHGVGGSRSLGSQPLCYCGEKAILRTAKIVKNKGKQFWGCSKYKNGNEDGGCNYFKWWTEDAIEEIGNNENCEGRGEIVVKTEESDGDRKTITNLEKSIAIFEKWMKLLIGMVIFVCVVNVIVLSVLIKNA from the exons ATGTCGCTTTGCCATTCTTGTTCCTCTTGCACTTGTAATGGTTGGGGGAAGAAGAACCCTAGTTTATCTTCACATGGTGTTGGAGGATCGAGGAGTTTGGGTTCACAACCCCTTTGCTACTGTGGAGAGAAAGCAATTTTAAGAACTGCTAAAATAGTAAAGAACAAGGGAAAACAATTTTGGGGTTGTTCAAAATATAAG AATGGAAATGAAGATGGTGGATGCAATTACTTTAAATGGTGGACTGAAGATGCCATTGAAGAGATTGGTAACAATGAGAATTGCGAAGGAAGGGGTGAAATTGTGGTGAAGACTGAAGAAAGTGATGGTGATAGGAAAACGATTACTAACTTGGAGAAATCAATTGCCATATTTGAGAAATGGATGAAGTTGTTGATTGGGATGGTTATCTTTGTTTGTGTGGTTAATGTAATAGTGTTGTCAGTGCTGATAAAGAATGCGTGA